The DNA window AgtggagaagaaaagaaaaaaactgaaccaGGGTATTTCAAAGAAAAGATCACTTTTgggtatttttttaaagtttcataAGCAACAATGGCATCAACAGGTCTTCAGCTGATGGGCTTGGTGCTGGCTCTGCTGGGTTGGGTTTGCGGGGCGTTGGTGTGTGCTGCTCCTCTGTGGCGTGTATCTGCATTCGTAGGTGGAGAGATAGTCATTGCCCAGGTGTTGTGGGAAGGACTGTGGATGAACTGTCTGTCTCAGACAACAGGACAGATCCAGTGCAAGACCTATGACTCCACCCTGGCACTGCCTATGTTTACCCAAGCGGCCCGGAGCCTCACAGTTCTGTCTTTACTTCTCTGTCTTCTGGCCATCATCCTCGGGGTGTCAGGAGCCAAGTGTACTCACTGCATGGGAGACAATAACCAGGACTCCAAGGCAAGACTGGGAAGGATAGCAGGGGTGCTCTTCATTGTGGCTGGCCTTGCCTACTTGATACCCATCTGTGGGACTGCCTATGCAATCATCAGGGACTTCTATGATCCAAATGTTGCTGCGCCTTTGAAAAGAGAACTGGGACCGGCATTGTACCTGGGTTGGGGGTCCAGCATACTGCTCCTGGTGGGGGGAGCTCTGCTGCACATCGGCTCTCCTCCACCAGGAGCAAGAGCTATGCCCATTATCGGAAAACCAGCAAAAGACAGCCAACAAacagtagcaacaggagaggtaAAGCAACAAGAGAAATCCTTTGTATGAAACCTATGGGTATTTGAACAGATACAGAGGTCATAACttcattatttaattttcttGAAACTGCAAGGTCATTATCTACAAGAGGATATTCAGAACATAATAGGTTTCACAGTATAAAAGTACTATAAAGTACTATAAAAGTATATAAAGTTAAGTTTGGTTTGTtaaattatgtttatttaataAGGTAGCATAATAAGGTGGAAGGCTTATGACTTTTTTTACCCTCAAAAATGATGTAAATTGCATGACAAATTTTTAATGACTAAATTGCAAAAATATGGCTTATGTAGCAAatgtgatacaaattaaaactcatatatgcAGATTAAAATGTGATATAATGGGCATATATTTTGTCTAAAAGTTCAACAAACACTccattatcaaaaaaaaaaaaaaaaaaaagatttctggcAGTTATTTCATGATTCAGGTTTTAAAGAACTAATTAATTCTAATTTGGACAAGCTGCTAAGGAAATGGATAGAAgggctttttaaaagaatagaAAGTGAAATGAGTTGTGGGTGGATTGCAGATGTTTACTAATGCATGTGACTTACATTTGTCAGATTCCAATCAGCCTCTgcttgtgtttgtgcgtgtgtgtgtgggctgtcTGTGTACAGAAGGCCAGTGTACATATTGTAGCTGTGTGAGCTGGTGTTTGCACTGAAAATATGTGTGGGCAGTTGGAGCAATGCCATTTACttttaacacacaaaaaaattgtTAAATTTCCTTTTAGTCTGCTATTACCagatatacattttatacaCTTGGGACTTTTTCCACTAGTAATAATTATTGATCTAAATGCTATTTCCAGTAAACACAGTTTTTCTATTTTAGtataataaaacaaatacatttttacttgTGTTTTTTCTGATTGTGTTTTAATACTGCAGTTTTTTCTGTCAAGTCAGCAAATGCAATGAATATAATACAATATACTTTACTAAGAATTTTTTATTcctattgtttttaattaattattttatttggatTGTAATGACCTATGCACAACAATAAATGTGTTTGCCATCACAACAGCTGGTTGTCCTGTTCATATTTGATGTCTAATGAAACTGAGTAAACATCTATTGAATATAACTGTCCCAGAAAAACACGTTCACAAAATTATATTCCCAGTGCTCTTTATTGTCAAGACTTTACCACACATTGTACATTTCCTAATCTAATAAAAAATATTCCAAGCTgggtttgctttaaaaaaatggcCTCAAGAGCAACACACATTCTCGCTGAAGGACAGCTGCAATGATATGTTAATGATTACCTCACGTGTCACCGATTATGAACACAGAGCAAAATTTGTCCTTTGAGGCCTTTTCAGTCTGAGCTTGAACATTATGCAGAATCTAGATTATCATTTAAGCATTTGGTTCACATTGTTCTTGTTaaccatttcctgtttactgCATGTTTGTTCTaccacatatgtgtgtgtgtgttttaaccaTACAGAGTATGAGTAAGAGAAGAATAAGAGAAGGAGTGTAGTTAAATCACATCATTTGTAGATGTGAGGTCACTGGAAATCagcactgataaaaaaaaaaactaaaagaccGCAAGTTCACTTAAACACAGTTTTACTGAAATGAACAGTGAGTCAACCCCAGCTGGAtcttaaagcactttgagtagTAATAGCACCCAAAAAACACAAGGGGGCAGTAAACTGTAAGGAAACAATGCACTATTCGAACAACAACCTTTATATATTACTTTTGGGACCGGTTTAGGTGTCATTATGTGTTATGTGATCATTGTTTAGTTTTAcatcagaaagaaacaaaacacacatcacCTGAGACGATGTGTCTATGTAGTGTTTCCTTTATGCTGCCCTCACAGCAACATATTGAACTTTTGTTAAAAAACAGAGAagctataatttttttttaaaggcaggcCTGTTTTGTGCAATTGGGCAATATATTGACGAGGAGTTCTTCCTTCTTGGAAAGGAACAAACAGTGAGTTTATTTTCAGTCACCCTCATCGCTTTTGTATTGACACAACATAATTCACAGTCTAATTATTTCCAAGCACCCGCAGCTGCAATATGATACAATTTAAAGAGTAAATGgagaagaaaaaatacaaaagaaacatttaaaaaatgcaattcAGTTCAGCTTGGCTCAAATTCATCAGTGGATCTGACAACAACATGCTAGATACAAGGAAATCTTTACAATTAGTCATTAAAACTTGACAgattagaatcaccagttaactttacttacttacaaaGAGAGAaatttcttttgaaatttttatatttgtagtATATTTATATGTAGCTATACATCACTGGTGCTCTGTAATTATAATTTTAAGCCCAGAGTGATGGCTCAGTTGGGAGTCTTGCCTCACAAGAACTTTCCTTGTTTGTACTAGTCACCTGGAGCCAGTCTGTGTGAAGTCTACATGTTCTGCCTGTGCCTGCATGAGTTTCCTCTAGGTACTCTGGCTTTTTTCCACGCTCCAaaagttaggttaactggtgttTCTGAACTGGCCTTGGGTGTGATTGCTGTAGCATGTGTGGTTGTCTATCTATGTTATGGACTGTTATGGACTCAAAGCATGTACAGGGTTGTACTGACAGTATGACAGTACAGCCCTGTACTGTCATACTGTCAAAGCTCTTTCCTGTGTCTGTACAAACAAATATATTCTGAAGTGGatattatgttttaaaaaatcatgGTCATGTTCAATATATGGGAATAATTAGCAAAACCAAAGGTAATATTTATCTGTCTAGGGATACTCATTAAATATTATGTTAAGGCCTGCTATTACCCACACTACGCCTCACTTATATTTCGTTTATTTTACAGTCCTTTAAACGTATTCTTTctctaaatattaatatttcattgcctgaaaaacaaacaaacactaaacAATAATTCAGAGACACGTGTTTGGACATGCTACCCCCTCCTGCATGACTAAATTACACTTTTTAATCACCttaatcactttttaaaacGCTGTCTTATATGAACACAGTATCCATcacaaaactctttttttcatgGCTCGCTACCACTCGATTGAGAACGTCGACCGTTGTCTTCTTAAAGGGACAGTGCGACACTTTGTCTTGTTTGCAGCTGCGAAGAGGACGCCTGTCGCTTTAAAAAGCGTGACACTTCATAGATGTAAAAGTGGGCTATGTGAGTTTTTGCTGTGTCGGGGCTGTAGCGTTCTCATACCGCTGTCGACCTTTGGATCTCGACCCCCGGGGACAGTAGGCAGATCCGCCGTCCTCGCTGACAATTGGCTGTGCTCCTCTCCTCTTGAGTACTGCTGCTTCCTATTGCGCTTCAGCTCGAGACCAAAACACAGAAGAGATGTGGCGCGAGTGTGCGCGATGCTGCCAAAGTCCCCGGTCCTTAGCGCAGGCCCTTATCGCAATGTTTGACGATTAACGAGGTTATCCGTGTCCTCTAGACCGCCAGAGATACAGCAGCTGTTCCCAGCAGGCCACGAAGCCACCCTAGCAGCCGGACAGCGTGTCGAGTCGGACTGACAGGAAGGAAGTAACCGCTGTATCTGCACGGGACAAGCAGAGCCTGGTACCATGACTGAAAAACGAATGTCGCGGTGGTATTTCGGTGGGCTGGCATCATGTGGAGCCGCCTGCTGCACGCATCCTCTGGATCTCCTTAAGGTGAGCGGCGTAAGGGGCACAGTAACCTTCCGCCGCGTGTGCAGGCCCTGACACATGGGTACAGCTGTTCCCAGAGGCAGTATTGGGGAACATGACAGATTAGTTATTCGCGGATAGCTCATCACAGAGTGGTTTTCAGATATCAATCTGTGCTTTCTAAAGCTGCACACCTTCAGCTTTTATTAGACATACAGACTTCGAGGTACCATGGTCGAAGACAGATGTGTTAAACATCCGGTCTGGGAGCCCGAACTGGGCCGTCGGATTGTTTGCCCCATTGAATGAGTCTAAAGTGTGAAACCTGCAGTGAAGGCATCGATTACCCCaatgtttcatttaaatgcaCTGCTAACCCTTCAGTGGTGATGTTGGGCTTAATTACAGGAGTAAAAATGGGATGAAAATTAAAGTATTCCAATATTTAAACAActtgattaaaataaaataaacatgtacTATTGATTAGCTACAAAAACTACATGTGAAGATTTTGTTCCTGTCATCTGTAAACTGTAAGCATTGTGCAATGACAGTAGTCTCATTAAATGTGGAAAACTGAAATATATTTTGGAAATTGTATTTATCCCAAGCTGCTAATTGTTTTGTAAATGGATAAATCatactttttgttttatgaCAAATCTTAAAAGAGTGGCGTTATTGTTCGGGCCCACTCATGACACATATGTGACTTATGAATTAAGATAAGTTGGGACTAGACTTCCAGTCTAGGATATACAGGTCTAATTAGCAAAACGTGTTGATTACTTgagtaaaagtgtaaaaaagtGGTGTTACGACAGGGTGGCATTAAGTCCAGGGGATACTCCCGCTTCTCGCTTTATGGTAGCTGAATTAGGCTCCAGCCGCCCCAACTGTGAaatggataagtggaagagaatgtatgTTTGGATATCAATAGATTAATTGCAATTTAAATCacactgagaaataaaaaatacttttgCCACATACTCTCCTTGGTGGAGAATGCAGATCTGTGAGTGTTTGCAGGGACATGCTTGTTCACTCTTGTTGATTTCGTCACAT is part of the Pelmatolapia mariae isolate MD_Pm_ZW unplaced genomic scaffold, Pm_UMD_F_2 NODE_ptg000228l+_length_27671_cov_1, whole genome shotgun sequence genome and encodes:
- the LOC134622821 gene encoding claudin-9-like, giving the protein MASTGLQLMGLVLALLGWVCGALVCAAPLWRVSAFVGGEIVIAQVLWEGLWMNCLSQTTGQIQCKTYDSTLALPMFTQAARSLTVLSLLLCLLAIILGVSGAKCTHCMGDNNQDSKARLGRIAGVLFIVAGLAYLIPICGTAYAIIRDFYDPNVAAPLKRELGPALYLGWGSSILLLVGGALLHIGSPPPGARAMPIIGKPAKDSQQTVATGEVKQQEKSFV